The proteins below come from a single Acidovorax sp. NCPPB 4044 genomic window:
- a CDS encoding YhdP family protein → MIETTPHPSRLLRCMAGLARWSLGLLIAFWLLVTVAWGVLHGWIVPRIGEWRSQLEARATQALGIPVRIGALSARSEGLVPTIELLDVALLDPQGREALRLPRVVAALSPRSALRLGFEQLYIERPELDVRREADGRLIVGGVTMHSDVGPGEGSAMGDWLFSQGEVALRGGTVRWTDAQRGAPPLELSGVDIVLRNRGWRHAMRLDATPPAAWGDRFTLMGQFRQPLLTTHGGAWKQWSGQLFAQFARVDVSRLRQHADIEGIEVAQGRGALRAWIDVRRGEVSGGTADVALADVDATLGTGLEPLALASVAGRVGGRWLEGGFEARTEGLQFLTRDGLRWPGGNAMVRQAGKDPAAPERAQGELRADRLDLAALAQIASRLPLGDALHSALARFGPRGTVEEVQASWRGPLEAPRQYQARGRIAGLALADGGGDRPSGVPGVRGAAVDFELTQAGGKASLAIENGALVLPEVFEDATVPVDRLSANVRWQREGERMAVQVPDLQFANADAQGEARIAWATGNPKPSSGRSRYPGVLDLAGTLHRADGTRVHRYLPLSIPADTRHYVRDAVTAGSASGVQFRVKGDLHDIPFNHPGQGEFHIAAKVKDVTYAYVPPGLQHTGDPVWPALTQLAGELVFDRSSMAVRGATGSFAGSPRLRVAKVEARIPDLAHSVVGVNAQAQGPLADMLAFMAGSPLSRLTSHALDETTGTGNAELQLALSLPISHIDQSKVQGSVALSGNDVRITPDVPLIARARGAVQFSDTGFTLSGVQGRALGGDLRLEGGMRQAAGGAQEATVLVRGQGVATAEGLRQAAQWPGVPELASHAAGSAAYALTLGVRRGVPEVLVTTNLQGMALSLPAPLGKAAEAAMPVRYESQLTRESLAAAPNPAVPGGTVPPLREQLVLEVGGVGSATYVIERTTPQPRVVRGAIAIGLAPGEAAAMPEHGVSANVRTAHLDVDAWKSAFAATASPSGAGASAEGAPPPAPEAARGRMPAGGAQEFLPTVLAARAQTLVLHGRTLHDVVAGGSREGASWRANLEARELGGYVEYHPEDGAGGRVFARLSRLSVPQSEAQEVEESLLDSRQADAALPALDIVVQDFELRGRRLGRVEIEAQNRGGDGAQREWRLSKLNFSVPEATFSSSGNWVMVGGGGASDARRRTVMNFRLDIRDSGDLLARFGMDGVVRRGKGRMEGQVAWMGAPLSPDYRSMTGQVNVNVESGQFLKADPGLAKLLSVLSLQSLPRRLTLDFRDVFSEGFAFDFVRGDVRIDEGVALTNNLQMKGVNAAVLMEGSADLDRETQNLHVVVVPEINAMTASLVATAINPVVGLGSFLAQVFLRGPLIQAATQEFRIDGTWADPRIARVPRRRIGSGPADAAPTTAPSPAEEAASPAVPAASNRKMPAARSPEENDS, encoded by the coding sequence ATGATTGAGACGACACCGCACCCCTCCCGCCTGCTTCGATGCATGGCGGGCCTTGCGCGGTGGTCACTGGGGTTGCTGATCGCCTTCTGGCTCCTGGTGACCGTGGCCTGGGGGGTGCTCCACGGCTGGATTGTGCCGCGAATCGGAGAGTGGCGTTCTCAGCTGGAAGCCCGTGCCACGCAGGCTTTGGGGATACCCGTGCGCATCGGCGCGCTGTCCGCGCGATCCGAAGGACTGGTGCCCACCATCGAGCTGCTCGACGTGGCCCTGCTCGATCCGCAGGGCCGCGAGGCGCTGCGCCTGCCGCGCGTGGTGGCCGCGCTCTCGCCGAGGTCGGCGCTGCGCCTGGGATTCGAGCAGCTCTACATCGAACGTCCCGAACTGGATGTGCGCCGCGAGGCCGATGGCCGCCTGATCGTCGGCGGCGTCACGATGCACAGCGACGTGGGCCCGGGCGAGGGCAGCGCCATGGGCGACTGGCTGTTCTCGCAGGGCGAGGTCGCGCTGCGCGGGGGCACAGTGCGCTGGACCGACGCGCAGCGCGGCGCGCCGCCGCTGGAGCTGTCCGGCGTGGACATCGTGCTGCGCAACCGGGGCTGGCGCCACGCCATGCGGCTGGATGCCACGCCGCCGGCCGCCTGGGGCGACCGCTTCACGCTCATGGGCCAGTTCCGGCAACCGCTCCTGACCACCCACGGCGGTGCGTGGAAGCAGTGGAGCGGCCAGCTGTTCGCGCAGTTCGCGCGGGTGGATGTCTCGCGGCTGCGCCAGCATGCGGACATCGAGGGCATCGAGGTGGCACAGGGCCGCGGTGCCCTGCGCGCCTGGATCGACGTGCGCCGCGGCGAAGTGTCCGGCGGCACGGCGGATGTGGCGCTCGCCGACGTGGACGCCACGCTGGGCACCGGGCTGGAGCCCCTTGCCCTCGCCTCGGTGGCGGGCCGCGTGGGCGGCCGTTGGCTGGAGGGCGGTTTCGAGGCCCGCACCGAAGGGCTGCAGTTCCTCACGCGCGATGGCCTGCGCTGGCCGGGCGGCAACGCCATGGTGCGCCAGGCCGGCAAGGACCCCGCGGCCCCGGAGCGCGCGCAGGGCGAGTTGCGCGCGGACCGGCTCGACCTGGCGGCGCTGGCCCAGATCGCCAGCCGACTGCCCCTGGGCGATGCGCTGCATTCGGCGCTGGCGCGTTTCGGTCCGCGCGGCACCGTGGAAGAGGTGCAGGCGAGCTGGCGCGGTCCGCTCGAAGCCCCCCGCCAGTACCAGGCCCGGGGCCGCATCGCGGGGCTGGCATTGGCCGACGGCGGGGGCGACCGGCCTTCCGGCGTGCCGGGTGTGCGGGGTGCGGCGGTGGATTTCGAGCTCACGCAGGCGGGCGGCAAGGCGTCGCTTGCGATCGAGAACGGTGCGCTGGTGCTGCCCGAGGTCTTCGAGGACGCCACCGTGCCCGTGGACCGGCTCTCGGCCAACGTGCGCTGGCAGCGCGAGGGCGAGCGCATGGCCGTGCAGGTGCCCGACCTGCAGTTCGCCAACGCCGATGCGCAGGGCGAGGCCCGGATCGCGTGGGCCACCGGCAATCCGAAGCCGTCGTCCGGCCGTTCCCGCTATCCCGGCGTGCTGGACCTGGCCGGAACGCTGCACCGCGCCGACGGTACGCGCGTGCACCGCTACCTGCCGCTGTCCATCCCTGCCGACACGCGGCACTACGTGCGCGATGCCGTGACGGCCGGCTCCGCGTCGGGCGTGCAGTTCCGCGTCAAGGGCGACCTGCACGACATCCCCTTCAACCACCCCGGGCAGGGCGAATTCCACATCGCCGCCAAGGTGAAGGATGTGACCTATGCCTACGTGCCGCCAGGCCTGCAGCACACCGGCGACCCCGTATGGCCCGCGCTCACGCAGCTGGCCGGCGAGCTGGTGTTCGACCGCTCCAGCATGGCGGTGCGTGGCGCGACCGGCAGCTTCGCCGGATCGCCCCGGCTGCGCGTGGCCAAGGTGGAGGCGCGCATTCCCGACCTCGCGCACAGCGTCGTGGGCGTGAACGCCCAGGCGCAGGGGCCGCTTGCCGACATGCTCGCCTTCATGGCGGGCTCGCCGCTGTCGCGCCTCACGTCGCATGCGCTGGACGAGACGACCGGCACCGGCAACGCGGAGCTGCAGCTCGCCCTCAGCCTGCCGATCAGCCACATCGACCAGTCCAAGGTGCAGGGCAGTGTCGCGCTCTCGGGCAACGATGTGCGCATCACGCCCGACGTGCCGCTCATCGCCCGTGCGCGCGGCGCCGTGCAGTTCAGCGATACCGGCTTCACGCTGTCGGGCGTGCAGGGGCGCGCGCTGGGTGGCGACCTCCGGCTCGAAGGCGGGATGCGCCAGGCCGCGGGCGGCGCGCAGGAGGCCACCGTGCTGGTGCGCGGCCAGGGCGTGGCCACGGCCGAGGGCTTGCGGCAGGCCGCGCAGTGGCCCGGCGTGCCCGAACTGGCCAGCCACGCCGCGGGGAGCGCGGCCTACGCGCTGACCCTGGGGGTGCGCCGCGGCGTTCCCGAAGTGCTGGTGACGACCAACCTGCAGGGCATGGCACTTTCGTTGCCGGCCCCGCTGGGCAAGGCGGCGGAGGCGGCGATGCCGGTGCGCTACGAATCGCAGCTCACGCGCGAGTCGCTGGCGGCGGCTCCCAACCCGGCCGTGCCCGGCGGGACGGTGCCCCCGCTGCGCGAGCAACTGGTCCTCGAGGTGGGCGGTGTCGGCTCCGCCACCTATGTGATCGAACGCACCACGCCCCAGCCGCGCGTGGTGCGCGGCGCCATCGCCATCGGGCTCGCGCCGGGCGAGGCGGCGGCCATGCCCGAGCACGGGGTGTCGGCCAACGTGCGCACGGCCCATCTGGACGTGGATGCGTGGAAGAGCGCCTTCGCGGCGACTGCATCCCCATCGGGGGCGGGGGCTTCGGCGGAAGGCGCTCCGCCCCCTGCGCCGGAGGCCGCGAGGGGCCGCATGCCGGCGGGCGGCGCCCAGGAATTCCTGCCCACGGTCCTGGCCGCCCGCGCGCAGACGCTCGTGCTGCACGGCCGCACGCTGCACGACGTGGTGGCCGGCGGATCGCGCGAGGGCGCCAGCTGGCGTGCCAACCTGGAGGCGCGCGAACTCGGCGGCTATGTGGAATACCACCCCGAAGACGGCGCGGGCGGCCGGGTCTTCGCCCGTCTCTCGCGGCTTTCCGTGCCGCAGAGCGAGGCGCAGGAGGTCGAGGAATCGCTGCTGGACAGCCGCCAGGCCGATGCCGCGTTGCCGGCCCTGGACATCGTGGTGCAGGATTTCGAGCTGCGCGGGCGCCGCCTGGGCCGTGTCGAGATCGAGGCCCAGAACCGCGGCGGCGACGGCGCGCAGCGCGAATGGCGCCTGTCCAAGCTCAATTTCTCGGTGCCCGAGGCCACGTTCTCGTCGAGCGGCAATTGGGTGATGGTGGGCGGTGGCGGCGCGTCCGACGCGCGGCGCCGCACGGTGATGAATTTCCGGCTCGACATCCGCGATTCGGGCGACCTGCTGGCGCGGTTCGGCATGGACGGCGTCGTGCGACGCGGCAAGGGCCGCATGGAAGGGCAGGTGGCCTGGATGGGCGCGCCGCTGAGCCCCGACTACCGCTCCATGACGGGCCAGGTGAACGTGAATGTGGAATCGGGCCAGTTCCTCAAGGCCGACCCGGGCCTGGCCAAGCTGCTGAGCGTGCTGAGCCTGCAATCGCTGCCGCGCCGGCTCACGCTCGACTTCCGCGATGTGTTCAGCGAAGGCTTCGCGTTCGACTTCGTGCGCGGCGACGTGCGCATCGACGAAGGCGTTGCCCTCACCAACAACCTGCAGATGAAGGGCGTGAACGCCGCGGTCCTGATGGAGGGCAGCGCCGACCTCGACCGCGAGACGCAGAACCTGCACGTGGTGGTGGTGCCCGAGATCAACGCGATGACGGCTTCGCTGGTCGCGACGGCGATCAACCCCGTGGTGGGGCTCGGCAGCTTCCTGGCGCAGGTGTTCCTGCGCGGCCCGCTCATCCAGGCGGCGACGCAGGAGTTCCGCATCGACGGCACGTGGGCCGATCCGCGCATCGCGCGCGTGCCGCGACGCCGGATCGGTTCCGGTCCGGCGGATGCCGCGCCCACCACTGCCCCCTCCCCCGCCGAGGAAGCGGCCAGCCCGGCCGTTCCCGCGGCCTCCAACCGCAAGATGCCCGCCGCCCGCAGCCCCGAGGAGAACGATTCATGA
- the glnE gene encoding bifunctional [glutamate--ammonia ligase]-adenylyl-L-tyrosine phosphorylase/[glutamate--ammonia-ligase] adenylyltransferase, protein MSATSADPGALPADAGGASHSRFHQRLLRRYASELPLLPPGAPTRQTMAQALPALRALGHDTGAALRVLRQLVMERLVRLDCEDGAPLADITRATTELAELALDEALRHARQELDARHGAPVGPEGEPVALWIVGMGKLGARELNVSSDIDVIYVYEHDGETAGVDGGRGRLSHQEYFGRAVKAVHALVGETTEHGFVFRMDLALRPNGNSGPPALSLAALEEYLQVQGREWERFAWLKSRIVAPRDGLSHPAVQGLRAVVLPFVFRRYLDYSVFDSLRSLHRQIRDHAAKRSAGHPERANDVKLSRGGIREIEFIVQLLQVVRGGQFPELRCRPTLEALQRLARAGLMPQETADALAEAYTFLRRVEHRIQYLDDQQTHVLPTRDDDLAWIAATLGMGCCAFLHQLDAHRELVAQEFDTLLGGPGKRQCSGGGCGGPRAQSAPVPELDTLLEQLPPKVRERVAEWRDHPRVAALRDEARTRLFRLVQRTARWLGEGRVNEDAAVRLVAWLEPLLRRESYLALLLERPSVHEHLMHLLGAAQWPARYMLQHPGVIDELAGDALLSERFVPEDFERELGPRIASLRSTGEDDDEALLNLLRRAQHAETFRTLARDVERRITVEQVADDLSALADSVLRVTTQWCWERLRNRHRDIPQFGIIGYGKLGGKELGYGSDLDIVFVFDDDDDRAPEAYAAFARKLINWLTVKTGEGDLYEIDTALRPNGSSGLLVTGFDAYANYQQRRGSNTAWTWEHQAMTRARFVIGSDALRERFDTVRTAVITAPRDAAGLHAEIVAMRDRVRAAHPVPPEQFDVKHSVGGMVDAEFAVQYLVLAHSGDHPGLRDNLGNIALLQRAESAGLLPAGVGSAAATAYRALRQVQHRARLNEEPTRVAPATLRAEREAVLALWHAVFGGPAL, encoded by the coding sequence ATGTCCGCAACTTCCGCTGATCCGGGCGCGCTCCCGGCCGATGCCGGCGGCGCCTCCCATTCCCGATTCCACCAGCGGCTGCTGCGCCGCTACGCATCCGAGCTGCCCCTGCTGCCGCCGGGCGCGCCCACGCGGCAGACCATGGCCCAGGCGCTGCCGGCCCTGCGCGCGCTCGGGCACGACACCGGCGCGGCCCTGCGCGTGCTGCGCCAGCTCGTCATGGAGCGCCTCGTGCGGCTGGACTGCGAGGACGGCGCCCCGCTCGCCGACATCACCCGTGCGACCACCGAGCTGGCCGAGCTGGCGCTGGACGAAGCCCTGCGCCATGCCCGCCAGGAACTCGACGCCCGCCACGGCGCGCCGGTCGGCCCGGAGGGCGAACCCGTGGCGCTCTGGATCGTGGGCATGGGCAAGCTCGGCGCGCGCGAACTCAACGTCTCCAGCGACATCGACGTCATCTACGTCTACGAGCACGACGGCGAGACCGCGGGCGTCGACGGAGGCCGGGGCCGGCTCTCGCACCAGGAATACTTCGGCCGCGCCGTGAAGGCCGTCCACGCGCTGGTGGGCGAGACCACCGAGCACGGCTTCGTCTTCCGCATGGACCTGGCCCTGCGGCCCAACGGCAACTCGGGACCGCCCGCCCTCTCGCTCGCGGCACTGGAGGAATACCTGCAGGTGCAGGGGCGCGAGTGGGAACGTTTCGCCTGGCTCAAGAGCCGCATCGTGGCGCCGCGCGACGGCCTCTCGCACCCGGCGGTGCAGGGCCTGCGCGCCGTGGTGCTGCCGTTCGTGTTCCGCCGCTACCTCGACTACAGCGTGTTCGATTCGCTGCGCTCGCTGCACCGGCAGATCCGCGACCACGCGGCCAAGCGCAGTGCCGGCCACCCCGAGCGGGCCAACGACGTGAAGCTCTCGCGCGGCGGCATCCGCGAGATCGAATTCATCGTGCAGCTGCTGCAGGTGGTGCGCGGCGGGCAGTTCCCCGAGCTGCGCTGCCGCCCCACGCTGGAGGCCCTGCAGCGCCTCGCGCGCGCCGGGCTCATGCCGCAGGAGACCGCCGACGCGCTGGCCGAGGCCTACACCTTCCTGCGCCGCGTGGAGCACCGCATCCAGTACCTGGACGACCAGCAGACCCATGTGCTGCCCACGCGCGACGACGACCTCGCCTGGATCGCCGCCACGCTGGGCATGGGCTGCTGCGCCTTCCTGCACCAGCTCGATGCGCACCGCGAGCTGGTCGCGCAGGAATTCGACACGCTGCTGGGCGGCCCCGGAAAGCGCCAGTGCAGCGGCGGCGGTTGCGGTGGCCCGCGCGCGCAGTCCGCGCCCGTGCCCGAACTCGACACGCTGCTGGAGCAGTTGCCCCCGAAGGTGCGCGAGCGCGTGGCCGAGTGGCGGGACCACCCGCGCGTGGCCGCGCTGCGCGACGAGGCGCGCACGCGGCTCTTCCGGCTGGTGCAGCGCACGGCGCGCTGGCTGGGCGAGGGCCGGGTGAACGAAGACGCCGCCGTGCGCCTGGTGGCCTGGCTGGAGCCGCTGCTGCGCCGCGAGAGCTATTTGGCGCTGCTGCTGGAGCGGCCCTCGGTGCACGAGCACCTCATGCACCTGCTGGGCGCGGCGCAATGGCCCGCGCGCTACATGCTGCAGCACCCCGGCGTGATCGACGAGCTGGCCGGCGATGCGCTGCTCTCCGAGCGCTTCGTGCCCGAGGATTTCGAGCGCGAGCTCGGCCCGCGCATCGCCTCGCTGCGGTCCACGGGCGAGGACGACGACGAGGCCCTGCTCAACCTGCTGCGCCGCGCGCAGCACGCCGAGACCTTCCGCACCCTGGCGCGCGACGTGGAGCGCCGCATCACCGTCGAGCAGGTGGCCGACGACCTCTCCGCGCTGGCCGACAGCGTGCTGCGCGTGACCACGCAGTGGTGCTGGGAGCGGCTGCGCAACCGGCACCGCGACATCCCGCAGTTCGGGATCATCGGCTACGGAAAGCTCGGCGGGAAGGAGCTGGGCTACGGCAGCGACCTGGACATCGTCTTCGTGTTCGACGACGACGACGACCGCGCCCCCGAGGCCTATGCCGCCTTCGCGCGCAAGCTCATCAACTGGCTCACGGTGAAGACCGGCGAGGGCGACCTGTACGAGATCGACACCGCGCTGCGGCCCAACGGCAGCTCGGGCCTGCTGGTCACGGGCTTCGACGCCTACGCCAACTACCAGCAGCGGCGCGGCAGCAACACCGCCTGGACCTGGGAGCACCAGGCCATGACGCGGGCGCGCTTCGTGATCGGCAGCGATGCGCTGCGCGAGCGCTTCGACACCGTGCGCACGGCGGTCATCACCGCGCCGCGCGATGCCGCCGGCCTGCATGCGGAGATCGTCGCCATGCGCGACCGCGTGCGCGCCGCGCACCCGGTGCCGCCGGAGCAGTTCGACGTGAAGCACAGCGTGGGGGGCATGGTGGATGCGGAGTTCGCCGTGCAGTACCTCGTGCTCGCGCATTCGGGCGACCACCCGGGCCTGCGCGACAACCTCGGCAACATCGCCTTGCTGCAGCGCGCGGAGAGCGCCGGCCTGCTGCCGGCCGGCGTGGGTTCGGCGGCGGCCACCGCCTACCGCGCGCTGCGGCAGGTGCAGCACCGCGCCCGGCTCAACGAGGAACCCACGCGCGTGGCGCCCGCCACGCTGCGCGCGGAGCGCGAAGCGGTGCTGGCGCTGTGGCACGCCGTGTTCGGCGGCCCGGCGCTCTGA
- a CDS encoding carbon-nitrogen hydrolase family protein, whose protein sequence is MKAAALQMVSGLQVQDNLQQARRLLEDAAAQGVELAALPEYFCAMGARDTDKLALREALGEGAIQDFLAGAARDLGLWIVGGTLPLRCGSDRHVRNTTLVFSPAGERVARYDKIHLFRFDNGRERFDEAAVIEAGSAPVHFDMAARDGSAWRVGLSVCYDLRFPELYRAHARAGADVLLVPSAFTHTTGQAHWYVLLRARAVENLAYVIAPAQGGLHENGRRTWGHSMVVEPWGQVLAQCAEGPAVVAGLLDAAHLKQVRAQLPALDHRVL, encoded by the coding sequence ATGAAAGCCGCCGCGTTGCAGATGGTTTCCGGCCTGCAGGTGCAGGACAACCTCCAGCAGGCCCGCCGGCTGCTGGAAGACGCTGCCGCGCAGGGCGTGGAGCTGGCCGCGCTGCCCGAGTACTTCTGCGCCATGGGCGCGCGCGATACCGACAAGCTCGCCCTGCGCGAGGCGCTGGGCGAGGGCGCCATCCAGGATTTCCTGGCCGGGGCCGCGCGCGATCTGGGGCTGTGGATCGTGGGCGGCACGCTGCCGCTGCGGTGCGGCAGCGACCGCCACGTGCGCAACACCACGCTCGTCTTCTCGCCCGCCGGGGAGCGCGTGGCGCGCTACGACAAGATCCACCTGTTCCGCTTCGACAACGGCCGCGAGCGTTTCGACGAAGCCGCGGTGATCGAGGCCGGCAGCGCGCCCGTGCACTTCGACATGGCCGCGCGCGACGGCTCCGCCTGGCGCGTGGGCCTGTCGGTGTGCTACGACCTGCGCTTTCCGGAGCTGTACCGGGCCCATGCGCGCGCGGGCGCCGACGTGCTGCTGGTGCCCAGCGCCTTCACCCACACCACGGGCCAGGCGCATTGGTACGTGCTGCTGCGCGCCCGCGCGGTGGAAAACCTGGCCTACGTGATCGCGCCGGCCCAGGGAGGCCTGCACGAGAACGGACGGCGCACCTGGGGCCACAGCATGGTGGTGGAGCCCTGGGGCCAGGTGCTGGCGCAATGCGCCGAAGGCCCTGCCGTGGTGGCGGGCCTGCTCGACGCGGCCCATCTGAAGCAGGTGCGTGCCCAGCTGCCGGCGCTGGACCACCGCGTGCTCTGA
- a CDS encoding methyl-accepting chemotaxis protein: MFRNFSIRTGLFLVLAFFTVALLVAIAGGWIGTRSGVAVSEVQAQFSREMLALKQAEIRMWDNRVALAVGHRNMLRGDAPASIRGQTERADKAMQDAAQILQSVSQEVDAEDRALADSMLAAFKSYDVLVRRGSAGLASGNEAEYSGKEIVDQRNRLLAEMDGLMQQLFKAAQQRGQSLREDTVRLQRTSQAIAGFLIVSGLLLAAGCWLFIRRQVLAPLDEAGGLLERVAQGDLTSRIEVRSDNEIGRMLQAARAMQEGLVRMVTQVRQGVEEIRTGAQEIAGGNADLSGRTEQQAASLQETAASMEELSSTVKHNADNARLASQLASGSMEVARRGGSAVDEVVVTMQAISESSRKIADIVNVIDGIAFQTNILALNAAVEAARAGEQGKGFAVVAGEVRALAQRSAEAAKEIKALIADSVGKVGTGASQVERAGATMQEIVASVERVTDIMGEISEASREQSSGIDQVNQAVVQMDQATQQNAALVEQAAAAASSLEDQTRRLQAAVAQFRVAAGDAAIGAHPAASRPVAPQAPRAPAPAVSLNRAVPARPAAGGAAGAPRPAPAPAKAAAPRKASAPALPPARPAPAVAPAPAKARAAGQDDDWETF; the protein is encoded by the coding sequence ATGTTTCGCAATTTTTCGATCAGGACGGGGCTGTTCCTGGTCCTCGCGTTTTTCACCGTGGCGCTGCTCGTCGCGATTGCAGGGGGCTGGATCGGCACCCGCTCCGGCGTGGCGGTGTCGGAAGTCCAGGCGCAGTTCTCCCGCGAGATGCTGGCGCTCAAGCAGGCGGAGATCCGCATGTGGGACAACCGCGTCGCGCTGGCGGTAGGCCACCGCAACATGCTGCGCGGCGACGCGCCCGCCAGCATCCGCGGCCAGACGGAGCGGGCCGACAAGGCCATGCAGGACGCGGCGCAGATCCTGCAGTCCGTCTCGCAGGAGGTCGATGCCGAAGACCGGGCCCTGGCCGATTCGATGCTGGCCGCCTTCAAGTCCTATGACGTGCTGGTGCGCCGCGGCAGCGCGGGCCTGGCCTCGGGCAACGAGGCGGAGTACAGCGGCAAGGAGATCGTGGACCAGCGCAACCGGCTGCTGGCCGAAATGGACGGCCTGATGCAGCAGCTGTTCAAGGCGGCGCAGCAGCGCGGCCAGAGCCTGCGCGAAGACACCGTGCGCCTGCAGCGCACGTCCCAGGCGATCGCGGGCTTCCTGATCGTGAGCGGCCTGCTGCTGGCCGCCGGCTGCTGGCTGTTCATCCGCCGCCAGGTGCTCGCGCCGCTCGACGAGGCGGGCGGGCTGCTGGAGCGCGTGGCGCAGGGCGACCTCACGTCGCGCATCGAGGTGCGCTCGGACAACGAGATCGGCCGCATGCTCCAGGCCGCGCGGGCCATGCAGGAGGGGCTCGTGCGCATGGTCACGCAGGTGCGCCAGGGCGTGGAGGAAATCCGCACCGGCGCTCAGGAAATCGCCGGCGGCAATGCCGACCTGAGCGGCCGCACCGAGCAGCAGGCCGCGTCCCTGCAGGAGACGGCCGCCAGCATGGAGGAGCTGTCGTCCACCGTGAAGCACAACGCCGACAACGCCCGGCTGGCCAGCCAGCTTGCCTCCGGCAGCATGGAGGTGGCGCGGCGCGGCGGATCGGCCGTGGACGAGGTGGTGGTGACGATGCAGGCGATCTCGGAGAGCTCGCGCAAGATCGCCGACATCGTCAACGTGATCGACGGCATCGCCTTCCAGACCAACATCCTCGCGCTGAACGCCGCCGTGGAGGCCGCGCGGGCGGGCGAGCAGGGCAAGGGCTTCGCGGTGGTGGCGGGCGAAGTGCGCGCACTGGCGCAGCGCAGCGCCGAGGCCGCCAAGGAGATCAAGGCGCTGATCGCGGACTCCGTCGGCAAGGTGGGCACCGGCGCCTCGCAGGTGGAGCGCGCGGGGGCCACGATGCAGGAGATCGTCGCCTCGGTGGAACGGGTCACCGACATCATGGGAGAGATCTCGGAGGCCTCGCGCGAGCAGTCTTCGGGCATCGACCAGGTGAACCAGGCCGTGGTGCAGATGGACCAGGCCACGCAGCAGAACGCGGCGCTGGTGGAGCAGGCCGCGGCGGCCGCTTCGTCGCTGGAAGACCAGACCCGCCGGCTGCAGGCGGCCGTGGCGCAGTTCCGCGTGGCCGCGGGCGATGCCGCCATCGGTGCCCACCCCGCGGCTTCGCGGCCCGTGGCCCCGCAGGCACCACGCGCCCCGGCCCCGGCCGTGTCCTTGAACCGGGCCGTGCCGGCCCGCCCGGCCGCTGGGGGAGCCGCCGGGGCTCCCCGGCCTGCGCCCGCTCCGGCCAAGGCGGCCGCGCCCCGCAAGGCGAGCGCCCCGGCGCTGCCCCCGGCCAGGCCGGCGCCGGCAGTGGCACCCGCCCCCGCCAAGGCCCGGGCCGCGGGGCAGGACGACGATTGGGAAACGTTTTGA